A genomic window from Gossypium hirsutum isolate 1008001.06 chromosome D12, Gossypium_hirsutum_v2.1, whole genome shotgun sequence includes:
- the LOC107908054 gene encoding 60S ribosomal protein L44-like, with protein sequence MTLHYEHQIGIKNAVEICFKKSGYGGQTKPVFHKKAKTTKKIVLRLQCQGCKHVSQHPIKRCKHFEIGGDKKGKGTSLF encoded by the exons ATGACACTGCACTATG AACATCAAATTGGCATTAAAAATGCAGTAGAAATTTGCTTTAAAAAATCAGGTTATGGTGGTCAGACCAAACCAGTGTTCCACAAGAAG GCCAAGACCACCAAGAAGATTGTGCTGAGGCTGCAATGCCAGGGTTGCAAGCATGTATCCCAGCATCCAATCAAG AGGTGCAAGCATTTTGAAATTGGTGGCGACAAGAAGGGGAAGGGAACATCTCTTTTCTAA